From a single Collimonas pratensis genomic region:
- a CDS encoding CaiB/BaiF CoA transferase family protein, giving the protein MNQPTAEQQSSLQGVKVIELGTLIAGPYAASLLGQFGAEIIKIESPGDGDPLRKWRKLHNGTSLWWYSQSRNKKSLTLNLKSEQGQQIVRDLVKDADIVIENFRPGTLEGWGLGWEQLSKINPNLIMVRVSGYGQDGPYHARPGFAAIAESMGGLRNLAGYPDRPPVRVGVSIGDTLASLYGVIGALLAMHHLKANGGKGQFIDIALYEAVFGVMESLIPEYAEFGFVRERTGASFPGISPSSTYPCRSDERGEHYVIIAGNGDSIFKRLMQAIGRSDLAEDPRLARNDGRAQNNDMLDAAISAWTSQHALEHVLQVLEQAEVPSSKVYTAADIHQDPHFRARDMIQQHMLPDGQPIDLPGIVPKLSATPGQTNWVGPELGQHTVEILAGIGRSPEQIAALREQGVI; this is encoded by the coding sequence ATGAACCAGCCAACCGCAGAACAGCAATCCTCCCTCCAGGGCGTCAAGGTGATCGAGCTCGGTACCTTGATAGCCGGGCCCTATGCCGCCAGCTTGCTGGGCCAGTTCGGCGCTGAAATCATCAAGATCGAATCGCCCGGCGACGGCGATCCGCTGCGCAAGTGGCGCAAGCTGCATAACGGCACTTCGCTCTGGTGGTATTCGCAAAGCCGCAACAAGAAGTCGCTGACGCTGAACCTGAAATCGGAACAGGGCCAGCAGATCGTGCGCGACCTGGTCAAGGATGCCGATATCGTGATCGAGAACTTCCGCCCCGGCACGCTGGAAGGCTGGGGGCTGGGCTGGGAGCAGTTGTCGAAGATCAATCCGAACCTGATCATGGTGCGGGTATCCGGCTACGGCCAGGACGGTCCTTACCATGCTCGTCCGGGATTTGCTGCGATTGCCGAGTCGATGGGTGGCTTGCGCAACCTGGCCGGTTATCCGGACCGGCCGCCGGTGCGGGTCGGCGTCAGTATCGGCGACACGCTGGCGTCCTTGTATGGCGTGATCGGCGCGCTGCTGGCCATGCATCACCTGAAAGCCAATGGCGGCAAGGGGCAGTTCATCGACATCGCTCTGTATGAAGCGGTGTTCGGCGTGATGGAAAGCCTGATTCCCGAATACGCCGAATTCGGTTTTGTGCGCGAGCGCACCGGCGCGAGTTTTCCCGGCATTTCACCGTCCAGCACCTATCCCTGCCGCAGCGACGAGCGGGGCGAACATTATGTGATCATCGCCGGCAATGGCGACAGCATCTTCAAGCGCCTGATGCAGGCCATCGGCCGCAGCGACCTGGCCGAAGATCCGCGCCTGGCGCGCAATGACGGCCGCGCGCAGAATAACGACATGCTGGACGCCGCCATCAGCGCCTGGACTTCGCAGCATGCGCTGGAGCATGTGCTGCAAGTGCTGGAACAGGCGGAAGTACCGAGCAGCAAAGTGTATACCGCTGCAGACATCCACCAGGACCCGCATTTCCGCGCGCGCGACATGATCCAGCAGCATATGCTGCCGGATGGCCAGCCGATTGACCTGCCTGGCATCGTGCCGAAGCTGTCGGCGACGCCGGGCCAGACTAACTGGGTTGGCCCGGAACTGGGCCAGCATACCGTTGAAATACTGGCCGGCATCGGCAGGAGCCCCGAGCAGATCGCCGCGCTGCGAGAGCAGGGCGTGATCTGA
- a CDS encoding glycine zipper family protein: MNSTTKVFAVSMAVLLSGCVTAPTGPNVMALPGAGKSYEQFQNDEAVCQRAAQDRIGPYAPQAAADNAVGTAAAGTVIGAAAGALIGAATGRAGAGAAIGGGVGLLAGSSVAGNSAAGSSYGMQRQYNNVYTQCMYAKGNQVPVSGGYANSRRQYAPPQYAPAPQYSVPPDYYPPQQRGNYGPPPDYTPY; the protein is encoded by the coding sequence ATGAACAGTACAACCAAAGTATTTGCGGTCTCGATGGCCGTTCTGCTGTCAGGCTGCGTCACGGCGCCGACCGGTCCTAATGTGATGGCGCTGCCGGGTGCGGGCAAGAGCTATGAACAGTTCCAGAACGACGAAGCAGTTTGCCAGCGCGCGGCGCAAGACCGTATCGGCCCGTATGCGCCGCAGGCGGCAGCAGATAATGCTGTCGGCACTGCCGCCGCAGGCACCGTGATCGGCGCGGCAGCCGGCGCCCTGATCGGCGCGGCAACCGGCCGTGCCGGCGCAGGCGCTGCGATCGGCGGCGGCGTCGGCCTGCTGGCAGGCAGCTCGGTCGCCGGCAACTCGGCTGCCGGCAGCAGCTATGGCATGCAACGCCAGTACAACAACGTGTATACGCAGTGCATGTACGCCAAGGGCAACCAGGTGCCGGTTTCCGGCGGCTATGCCAACAGCCGTCGCCAGTATGCGCCGCCGCAATATGCGCCAGCGCCACAGTACTCGGTGCCCCCTGACTACTACCCGCCGCAACAACGCGGCAACTACGGCCCGCCGCCAGACTACACGCCTTACTGA
- a CDS encoding sensor histidine kinase, whose protein sequence is MQFNSLRSQLLLWLLVPLVLFVCFNAWVTYNNAIEMATVVHDRMLLGSARIIAEQIRYEDEALQATIPPAALELFQSDAHDLIYYRVVTSHGALLAGQPDLPAPPKSNRNEEAVYFNANFRGEPVRIVAFFQQVLGNPERAPVMIEVAQTQHSYKILSDRMWEHTVQQQLAILLLVGLLLLLGLRHGLAPLMRLRDRVQRRKPGALEELDAAPVPTELAPLVHAINDYVQRLDEHMSAQGRFLANASHQLRTPLAVLNTQVNYGLRSDDSAGKDAALRAINKGIQHGIRLVNQLLTLSNAETGIGHPLRQSDVNLIEVVQRVIEEQATVAQSKRIDLGFEFCANPVMVRATPVMLEELVANLLDNALRYTPAGGIVTVAVDSSEHGTLLKVEDNGPGIPEAERGRVFERFYRLHEESSDGSGLGLAIVREIAAASKAEVTLSTPACGSGLLVTVSFPPLPGGAPAAQ, encoded by the coding sequence ATCGAAATGGCGACCGTGGTGCATGACCGCATGCTGCTGGGTTCGGCGCGCATCATCGCTGAACAGATACGCTATGAAGACGAGGCGCTACAGGCAACCATTCCGCCGGCGGCGCTGGAACTGTTCCAGTCAGATGCCCACGACCTGATCTATTATCGCGTGGTGACCTCGCATGGCGCACTGCTGGCGGGGCAACCCGACCTGCCGGCGCCACCGAAATCCAACCGTAATGAAGAGGCGGTCTATTTCAACGCCAACTTCCGCGGCGAACCGGTACGCATCGTCGCTTTTTTTCAACAGGTGCTAGGCAATCCGGAGCGCGCGCCGGTCATGATCGAAGTCGCGCAAACCCAGCATTCCTACAAGATCCTGTCGGACCGCATGTGGGAGCACACGGTGCAGCAACAGCTGGCCATCCTGCTGCTGGTCGGTCTTTTGCTGTTGCTCGGCCTGCGCCATGGACTGGCGCCGCTGATGCGCCTGCGCGACCGCGTACAGCGCCGCAAGCCGGGCGCGCTGGAAGAATTGGACGCCGCGCCGGTGCCTACCGAACTGGCGCCGCTGGTGCATGCCATCAATGATTATGTGCAGCGGCTGGACGAGCACATGTCGGCGCAGGGCCGTTTCCTGGCCAATGCCTCGCACCAGTTGCGCACGCCGCTGGCGGTGCTCAACACCCAGGTCAACTATGGCCTGCGCAGCGACGACAGCGCCGGCAAGGACGCCGCGCTGCGCGCGATCAACAAGGGCATACAGCACGGCATCCGGCTGGTGAACCAGCTGCTGACCCTGTCCAACGCCGAAACCGGCATCGGCCATCCGCTGCGCCAGAGCGACGTCAACCTGATCGAGGTTGTGCAAAGAGTCATCGAAGAACAGGCCACCGTAGCGCAAAGCAAGCGCATCGACCTCGGCTTCGAATTCTGCGCCAATCCGGTCATGGTGCGAGCGACGCCGGTCATGCTGGAAGAGCTGGTGGCCAACCTGCTCGACAATGCGCTGCGCTATACGCCAGCCGGCGGCATCGTGACGGTTGCGGTCGACAGCAGCGAGCACGGCACGCTGCTAAAGGTGGAAGACAACGGCCCCGGCATTCCAGAGGCCGAACGCGGACGGGTTTTCGAACGCTTCTACCGGCTACATGAAGAAAGCTCCGACGGCAGCGGACTGGGGCTGGCGATCGTGCGCGAAATCGCCGCAGCCAGCAAAGCTGAAGTCACTTTGTCGACACCAGCCTGCGGCAGCGGCCTGCTGGTGACGGTCAGCTTTCCGCCCCTACCCGGCGGCGCCCCGGCGGCGCAGTAA
- a CDS encoding porin, with the protein MKKSLLALAALASLGSVSAAQAQSNVTIYGLIDATISTVNHADSNGDRLTGIPVAWFSGNRIGFRGAEDLGAGMKAIFKLEAEFVVGTGEMDTPGVLFNRDAWVGLQDQTFGQITLGRQNTLARDFSQVYGDAYGSKLGLEEGGYTNNNNFKQLIFYSGSATGTRYDNGLVWKKVFSNGVVAGLGYQFGETAGQFARNTTKSAAIGYNGSNFVVSAFINQADVGNGIDSSLEKHKSYSLGGSYIFDLVRLNAGYFHYTAEQGALGQRKDNAYTVSAKFTPQGSFDYEIGYQVMKADNAAYNAAGTSTLNAYADASGSTATGSGNKKTLYGSSFYHLSKRTELYVAADYMKLSDGYRVGSANGFKNQTEFAVGMRTRF; encoded by the coding sequence ATGAAAAAATCGCTGCTGGCGCTGGCCGCCCTCGCGAGCCTGGGATCCGTAAGCGCTGCCCAAGCCCAATCGAATGTCACCATCTACGGCCTGATCGACGCCACCATCAGCACCGTGAACCACGCTGACAGCAACGGCGACCGCCTGACTGGTATTCCGGTTGCGTGGTTCAGCGGCAACCGCATCGGCTTCCGCGGCGCCGAAGATCTGGGCGCCGGCATGAAAGCCATTTTCAAGCTGGAAGCGGAGTTCGTGGTCGGCACCGGTGAAATGGATACGCCGGGCGTGCTGTTCAACCGCGACGCCTGGGTCGGCCTGCAAGACCAGACTTTCGGCCAGATCACACTGGGCCGCCAAAACACATTGGCGCGCGATTTTTCCCAAGTCTACGGTGATGCCTACGGCTCCAAGCTCGGCCTGGAAGAAGGCGGCTACACCAACAATAACAACTTCAAGCAATTGATTTTCTACTCGGGCAGCGCCACCGGCACGCGTTACGACAATGGCCTGGTGTGGAAGAAAGTCTTCAGCAACGGCGTGGTGGCCGGCCTCGGCTACCAGTTTGGCGAAACCGCAGGCCAGTTCGCGCGCAACACGACCAAATCTGCGGCGATCGGCTACAACGGTTCCAACTTCGTCGTTTCCGCCTTTATCAATCAGGCCGACGTTGGCAACGGCATTGATTCCAGCCTGGAAAAACACAAATCCTACTCGCTCGGCGGCAGCTACATTTTCGATCTGGTGCGCTTGAACGCCGGCTACTTCCACTATACGGCGGAACAGGGTGCACTGGGCCAGCGCAAGGACAATGCGTATACCGTATCGGCCAAGTTTACGCCGCAAGGTTCCTTCGACTATGAAATCGGTTATCAAGTGATGAAAGCCGACAATGCTGCTTACAATGCAGCCGGCACCAGCACCTTGAACGCCTACGCCGACGCCAGCGGCTCGACCGCCACCGGCAGCGGCAACAAGAAAACCCTGTACGGCTCGAGCTTCTACCATCTGTCGAAGCGCACTGAACTGTATGTGGCTGCCGACTATATGAAACTTAGCGACGGCTATCGCGTCGGTTCGGCCAACGGCTTCAAGAACCAGACTGAATTTGCCGTGGGCATGCGCACCCGCTTCTGA
- a CDS encoding undecaprenyl-diphosphatase, whose amino-acid sequence MEEFNQSLFLLINASAHPNPLTLNAAMFFAEMLIYLIPVSLLAGWLRGSEATRKLMLEAVVAAIAGLAISMLIGALWQHPRPFAIGLGTNFLAHSPDSSFPSDHLTLQWSVAFSFLLHKRLRAIGVAYALLGLPMAWSRMYLGVHYPFDMAGAALVSAVSAIVCYRCAPWFMPALFRCASAIYGCLFAPLIRRGWMMK is encoded by the coding sequence ATGGAAGAATTCAATCAATCGCTGTTTCTGCTGATCAATGCCAGCGCCCATCCCAACCCGCTCACCTTGAATGCGGCAATGTTTTTCGCCGAGATGCTGATCTACCTGATTCCGGTTTCGCTGCTGGCCGGCTGGCTGCGCGGCTCGGAGGCTACCCGCAAGCTGATGCTGGAAGCGGTCGTGGCTGCCATCGCCGGTCTCGCGATCAGCATGCTGATCGGCGCCTTGTGGCAGCATCCGCGTCCTTTCGCGATCGGTCTTGGCACTAATTTCCTGGCGCACAGCCCGGACTCCTCGTTTCCCAGCGATCACCTGACGCTGCAATGGAGCGTCGCCTTCAGCTTCCTGCTGCACAAACGCTTGCGCGCCATCGGTGTGGCGTATGCTTTGCTCGGCTTGCCGATGGCGTGGTCGCGCATGTATCTGGGCGTCCACTATCCGTTCGACATGGCGGGCGCCGCCTTGGTCTCGGCGGTCAGCGCGATCGTCTGCTACCGCTGCGCGCCCTGGTTCATGCCAGCGCTGTTTCGCTGCGCTTCCGCCATCTACGGCTGCCTGTTTGCGCCACTGATCCGGCGCGGCTGGATGATGAAGTAA
- a CDS encoding GntP family permease, with product MSFIVVILALLFLMFVAYRGYSVILFAPVAALGAVLLTDPSMVAPMFTSVFMEKMVGFVKLYFPVFLLGAVFGKVIELSGFSKSIVSSVIQVVGRQRAMLSIVLVCGLLTYGGVSLFVVVFAVYPFAAEMFRQGGIPKRLIPGTIALGAFTFTMDSLPGTPQIQNIIPTTFFNTTTWAAPWLGVIGAAFILATGLAYLEWCRRKAAAKGEGYGSDLLNEPETVADGKLPHPLIALLPLVLVGVMNKLFTSWIPTMYGASHEMTLAGSSKPVVTQVSGVVAIWAVEAALLIGIFSVLLFAFKTVKEKFAEGSKAAVSGALLASMNTASEYGFGAVIAGLPGFLVIANALKSIPNPLINEAVTVTTLAGVTGSASGGLSIALAAMSHTFIENAQAAGIPMEVLHRVAAMASGGMDTLPHNGAVITLLAVTGLSHRQSYKDIFVVTLIKTAAVFVVIGAYYLTGIV from the coding sequence ATGAGTTTCATCGTTGTTATTCTGGCTTTGCTGTTCCTGATGTTCGTCGCCTACCGCGGCTACAGTGTCATCCTGTTTGCGCCGGTGGCCGCCCTCGGCGCCGTGCTGCTGACCGACCCCTCCATGGTGGCGCCGATGTTCACCAGCGTCTTCATGGAAAAGATGGTCGGCTTCGTCAAACTCTACTTCCCGGTGTTCCTGCTCGGGGCGGTATTCGGCAAGGTGATCGAGCTCTCCGGCTTTTCCAAATCGATCGTCTCCAGCGTCATCCAGGTGGTCGGACGGCAGCGCGCCATGCTTTCCATCGTATTGGTATGCGGCTTGCTGACTTACGGGGGCGTGTCGCTGTTCGTGGTGGTGTTTGCCGTCTATCCGTTTGCCGCCGAAATGTTTCGCCAGGGCGGCATCCCGAAGCGTCTGATTCCCGGCACCATCGCGCTCGGCGCGTTTACCTTCACCATGGATTCCCTGCCAGGCACGCCACAGATCCAGAACATCATTCCCACCACCTTTTTCAACACCACTACTTGGGCTGCGCCTTGGCTGGGCGTGATCGGCGCCGCCTTCATCCTGGCCACCGGCCTGGCGTACCTGGAGTGGTGCCGCCGCAAAGCCGCCGCCAAGGGTGAAGGCTACGGCAGCGACCTGCTGAACGAACCCGAAACTGTCGCCGACGGCAAGTTGCCGCACCCTCTGATCGCCCTGCTGCCGCTGGTGCTGGTAGGCGTGATGAACAAATTGTTCACCAGCTGGATTCCGACGATGTATGGCGCCAGCCATGAAATGACGCTGGCCGGGTCCAGCAAGCCGGTCGTCACCCAAGTATCTGGCGTGGTAGCGATCTGGGCAGTGGAAGCAGCTTTGCTGATCGGGATTTTTTCGGTGCTGCTGTTCGCCTTTAAAACCGTCAAGGAAAAGTTCGCGGAAGGCAGCAAGGCCGCCGTCAGCGGCGCGTTGCTGGCATCGATGAATACCGCTTCCGAATACGGCTTTGGTGCCGTCATCGCTGGCCTGCCGGGTTTCCTGGTCATCGCCAACGCCCTGAAAAGCATCCCCAATCCATTGATCAACGAAGCCGTCACCGTCACCACCCTGGCCGGCGTCACCGGCTCTGCCTCGGGCGGCCTCAGCATCGCCCTCGCCGCCATGTCTCACACTTTCATAGAAAACGCCCAGGCTGCAGGTATTCCCATGGAAGTCCTGCATCGCGTCGCTGCCATGGCTAGCGGCGGCATGGATACCTTGCCGCACAATGGCGCGGTGATCACCCTGCTGGCGGTAACCGGGCTGTCGCATCGGCAGTCTTACAAGGATATTTTTGTGGTGACGCTGATCAAGACGGCGGCGGTGTTTGTGGTGATTGGGGCTTATTACCTGACGGGGATAGTCTAA